The Canis lupus familiaris isolate Mischka breed German Shepherd chromosome 1, alternate assembly UU_Cfam_GSD_1.0, whole genome shotgun sequence DNA window tgttaaagatttggGGGTTGAATCGGCAATAAAGCTCAAGTAGGGGAGAAAACCCAGATCCCAGCTGAAGAGGAGCCGGACCTCCCCGCCTCCcgtcctccccccatccccccctccccgccaggaGCCTGGGGCAAGGGAATCAGAAGGGAGTCAGGTGATGGAGGGGCACAAAAGACGGCCACCTGCTTTTTGGCGGTGAGAAAGTCCTTGTCTCTTTTAGCAGATCCTCAAAGGGGGTTGACAGCCCCGGAAAGACTTGAGAACCATTGCAAGGAGCACTGGGAGTGAGAAGACAAAACATTCGGGGAAGGGGAAGCTCTCCGGTTAAGGTTAAGGACGGTTAAGGTTAGGTTAAGGTTAAGGATGATGGGAGATCTGCCCAGTCCTGACACATCGTGTGACTCAGACAACTGTGTGGCcactctgggcctcggtttccccatgtGTACCAGGAAGAGATCAGAAATAGCCTTGCACTCCCAGTTGGAGCATATGGACCTGTGGCACTGTGGAATTCTTAAGagtctcaggctctgtgcttttGAGGGTTTCATGGTGGGCAGATCAcaggggggtaggggtggggaagagagagctggctgcccctcccccatgcccagAATCCCCAGGAAGCAGGTGGGTtgaggagggatgggaggagggtgAGATGAGCACCCAACCCATTCCTCCTGGAGGAAATTAGCAATGAGAAGTGTATTTCCTCTGGCTTCTGGAAATAAGTCTCATGCCTGTCTTACCCGCTTCCAGCTTCAGCTGAGCCCAGAGGGTCTGGACAGTGTTGGGTAAAGGGGACTCCTAGCCTTGGTTCCTTTCTTGTCTCAGCTCTCCTGTGCCCATGGAATAACAATTGTTCAAATGCTGCGTATGTTATAAATGATACTATGTCCTACCAAAGATTTTGTCTGTGATGGGACTAGTATAAAAgtttgccccccccccacctcctttatgcagaaggagaaactgagggacgcctgggtggctcagtggttgagcacgtgccttcagttcagggcgtgatcctggggtcctgggatcgagtcccctattgggctccccgtggggagcctgcttctacccctgcctatgtctctgtgtctctcatgaataaacaaataaataaataaataaatatctttaaaaaggaggagaaactgagactctcaaaaaagaatgaattttctcCATGttacaagaagagggagagacaggtgaGAGAGGCGGATATCAGGGGTCAGGAAGAAGGGGAGACTgagcaagggttttttttttttttttttttttgtgagtgaCTTGGTCTGGGTGGAGAAGATTCAAAGGGAGGGGCCAGACTGCACTGTTCCAGCCTCGAGCAAGCCCTGTCTCCACCCTTTGTCCACAGGATCCAGGAACCTTTGTCCGTgaatctggggtgggggagatgctGGGCTGCTAAGGACCCCACAGGAGGTAGGGAGGGCTTACTTAGGAGGACTCAGCTCtgacctttcatttttttattttatatatttttaaagattttatttatttattcatgacagacacacacacacagaggcagagggagaagcaggctccatgcagggagcctgacgcgggactcgatcccaggactccaggatcatgtttggaccaaaggcaggtgccaaaccgctgagccacccagggatccccaaagattgattttatttatttatttatttatttatttatttatttatttatttatttatgaaagacacacagagagaggcagagacataggcagagggagaagcaggctccctgctgggaaccagactcaggactccatcccaggacccctctgggatcatgccctcagctgaaggcagaagctcaaccactgagctacccaagtgtcccagcCCTGACCTTTTAAAGTCAATTATGCAGCGGATAGATCCTGCCCTTTTCACTTTTTCCCTCCCAAGCTCTTTTCCTGGGGACCCTGCAGGGGACTTCTTTGAACTTGTAGCTGCCTCAAGGGAAGAGGGAGCCTGCATTGTGGGATGGGCTGACCCATGCCTGTTCCTTCAACCCACAGTCATTTATGGAGTGTCTACTATATGCTGGGCCTCTCCAGTTGGTGCTGCTCCAGTTGGAGCAGTCAACACAAGGTTACTGCCCTCCTGGAATGTCCGTTtcagatagacagacagatgggAACAAGATACAAGGTGATGTGAAGAGAGAGCCCTGGGGGTGGGTAGCATCTCTCTGAGGAAGTGCAGGAAGTGAGGTGGCTCAGTCCTGGGAAGATAGGAGAAAGAACAGAGGTTTTGAGGCTGAAAAGGTCACAGGCCTTGAGCCTGCTGAAGTGGGGGatggaaggggggggggcagaaggtcAGGCAGTGCCTTGTCACCTGGGGCAAGGAGTTTGCATTTTACCCAAAGTTCAGTCTACTGGGAAGGCACTGGGAGATATCAAGCAGGGAAGTAAGGAGAGCTGATTTTCATGTTAAAAAGACCTCTGTGGTTGCCCTGTGGGAAGTGAGTTGAAGGAAGCCAGAATGGCAGCCAGGAAAGCAGAGGAGCTACTGCAACAGTCCGAGCAAGCCAAGCCGCCGTGATGGTGGTGCAGAGCAGGGAGTGGCGGGGGGATTCCCAGAGACATGCATGGATTGAGGGCTTATTGTGGAGGTAGGGCCAAGAGAACTCTCCGTGGAAAGATGCTTTGGCATCTGAGTGGTTCCTGAGAACCCGATGTGTGATATTGGGCTTATCCTTTCCCCTCTATGTGCCTTGGTTTCCTGATAAGTCCAATTGACTCAACcagtggtttttggttttgtttttaaagattttatttacttattcatgagagacacagagagagaggcagagacacaggcagagggagaagcaggcttgctgtgggactcaatcccaggaccccaggatcacgccctgagccaaaggcagacgctcaaccactgagccaccctggtgcccctcaaCCAGTGGCTTTCTAAGTGTGTCCTGGGGATTCTGCAGAGGTGGCCCCTCTCCCCCGACCTCATTTCATTGAAAACACAGAGCAGCTGCTTTTTCCCACTGTCTTAGAAAGGTTTCCAGTTTACGATCTTGTTTAAAATGAtagtaataagaataataaaagctTTCACAGGTTAAAAAACTAACCCCGTGCAAAGCCCTGGATAGAGTAGCTTCCAAAGTAGCCTCTGATTCGGGACTTCATTCCCCCACCCTTTGGGGCTGACAGTGATCAGGGGCTGGCCCATGACTGTCCTTTTCCCTGTGTTTGTGGGTCTTCCCAAGGGGGGAACAGGCCCAAGGTTGTCACTCAGGTGGAGCAGAGGCCATGTGGGAAGTGGTCCCGAGGGAGGACCATGGGCCCTGCTGCCAGGCCTTCCCCTTGCTGCCCAAATGTGATCACATCCAGCAgcccctaccccctaccccaGGGCCCCTCTCTGTCCAGTTATTCTTGGGTGGAAACATGCACTGGctggagaaagagtgagagctGAGATGGTCCCTCTGTCATCATCAGGACCTTGGACAGGTCTCcgaactgctctgtgcctcagtttgtcAAATAGGAAGGATAACAGTGCTTTCCTCGCAGGGTTTCTGAACGTGTAATGAGTGATTACCCATAAAAGTGCTTAGGACAGGGTCTGCGATGTAGTAGGACTTCATTCGACTTTATCTGTTAATATCCATCGTCACCATCATCAAGAATGGGATGTCTTGAGTTAGCAGTGGAAGACTGGTCCCAGCCCTCCTTCCATCATGGCCTTGCTCTGCATCCTTGGTGGGAGTGAGCAGCCTTTCTGGGTTTCATCTCCATGTCTGGGAAATGATAGGATTGCATTTTACACGGTGCATTTTACATGGTTTCTGGAAGCAAGTTCTAAAATCTGAGTTAAGTGTTTAACATCTatcagggggcagcctgggtggctcagtggtttagcacccgccttcaacccagggcgtgatcgtggagacccgggatcgagtccaatgtcgggctcccttcatggagcctgcttctccctctgcctgtgtctttgcgcctctctctctctctctctttctttctctctctctctgtctctcatgaataaataaataaaatcttaaaaaaaacatatatcaGGGAACATAGACCTGAGCCCCCGAATCTGCAGTTATAGAGATGTGTTTCTTAGAATGAGGCCCAATTAAGTATTGTCTGGGCTCTGCAGCCCACAGCTTATGGTGAGGGTTGTAGGGAGAATGGGGTGCCCCTGACTCCCCTCACCGCAGAACTCTCTCTCCACAGGCACTGTCAAGTCAGCTTTGAACGGTGAGACGGGCCACCTCATCCCATCTGCTCAGCTCCCACCAAGACCAAGCTggagcccctcccctgcccccttcaAATTCCTCACTCCATCCGTAGTCCTCCATAATAGCCCTTGCTCACCTTCTTCCTAAACACCCTGCTCACATTTCCCAGACCAAGGACACCCCTCCATAGTCTTCTCTTCACTGGttaccttgtttgtttccttatttcttactggggtcctgggaagcGCCAGCACCCTGACTGACCTTGCCTGGTATTCTCAACCCTCCCTAACTGTAGTCTGTCCTGTCTCAAAACTACCTCATAGATTTTACGCATCTTCTAGTACATTCCACCCCTGCCACTGTAACATGGCCACACGTGCTTTCTACATCCTGTACAAATAGGTCTCTTCCCACTGCCCAATGATGCCTTCATCTCCTCCATAAACACCCCCCTCAGCCAATTTTTGTGCTACCCTAATAATGCCCTCATTGACGCTCTGTTTGGGTCTATAAACGCCCCCTTGacaaagctctttttttaaaaatcctgacattccccccaccccccgagccTCCCTCCTATCTTAATTCTATCCTTCCTCCAATTTTTCACCTCTCAAGCTCTACCCTTCCCTGCCCAGGCTGGCCCACAATTCACCGTCACCCTCACCTCTTCTCTGTGGACTGCCCCCCATCATGTCCCCCTGAGCCTCCAAGGAGGGGGCTCAGGGGGCCCAATGGCCTCCCGCCCCCTGTGGCCCCACAGCCCCCGTGGGCCAGGGGAAGTGCCTGGAAAGCCCCAGTGCCGAGGATGGGCAACCGCACGTGGGAGGGCTGCCACGTGGACTCGCGCGTGGACCACCTGTTCCCGCCGTCCCTCTACATCTTCGTCATCGGGGTGGGGCTGCCCACCAACTGCCTGGCCCTGTGGGCAGCCTACCGCCAGGTGCGGCAACGCAACGAGCTGGGTGTGTACCTGATGAACCTCAGCATCGCTGACCTGCTGTACATCTGCACGCTGCCCCTGTGGGTCGACTACTTCCTGCACCACGACAACTGGATCCACGGCCCCGGCTCCTGCAAGCTCTTCGGGTTCATCTTCTACACCAACATCTACATCAGCATCGCCTTCCTGTGTTGCATTTCCGTGGACCGCTACCTCGCGGTGGCCCACCCACTGCGGTTCGCCCGCCTGCGCCGCGTCAAGACTGCGGTGGCCGTGAGCTCCGTGGTCTGGGCCACGGAGCTGGGGGCCAACTCCGCACCCCTGTTCCACGACGAGCTCTTCCGTGACCGCTACAACCACACCTTCTGCTTCGAGAAGTTCCCCATGGAGGGCTGGGTGGCCTGGATGAACCTCTACCGGGTCTTCGTAGGGTTCCTCTTCCCGTGGGCCCTCATGCTGCTGTCGTACCGGGGCATCCTGCGGGCCGTGCGGGGCAGCGTGTCCACCGAGCGCCAGGAGAAGGCCAAGATCAAGCGGCTGGCGCTCAGCCTCATCGCCATCGTGCTGGTGTGCTTCGCGCCCTACCACGTGCTCCTGCTCTCGCGCAGCGCCGTCTACCTGGGCCGCCCCTGGGACTGTGGCTTCGAGGAGCGTGTCTTCTCAGCCTACCACAGCTCGCTGGCCTTCACCAGCCTCAACTGCGTGGCCGACCCCATCCTCTACTGCCTCGTCAACGAGGGTGCCCGCAGCGACGTGGCCAAGGCCCTGCACAATCTGCTCCGTTTCCTGGCCAGTGACAAGCCACAGGAGATGGCCAACGCCTcgctgaccctggagaccccgctCACTTCCAAGAGGAACAGCATGGCCAAGGCCATGGCAGCTGGCTGGGCGGCCGTGCCGCCCTCCCAAGCGGACCAGGTTCAGCTGAAGATGCTGCCGCCGGCGGCACAGTGAATCTCCACTGGacagcaaccccccccccatGTTATCCCACAGTCCCTTCCCTGCTGGTCGGGTGTATGCAAATTTATGTAAATAAGGCAGTGTTAATATTCATGAGCAGAAGCACCAGGGTAACTAGTGAGGTCGGTGAGGTTGGTGGGTCACTGGTCAATCATCATCCTCCACTGAGATCCCCTAGGGATTCAGTCGAACTGTGCCTAGCGCTGTCCTGGGTGGTGCTAAGTGACTACAGGGGTGACAAATGACAATGCTGGCTGGCCTTCCTTCACATGCTCCCACTTTAATCAGGGAGACAGACCTGTCCCCAGATGATGATCCAGAGTGGGTAGGACTCAGACAGGTGAGCCCAGAGGGCATCTGACCCAGTCTGAGGGTcacagaaggcttcctggaggagggaacAAGTAAATTAAGTCAAACATTTGGTTTGTTATCCAGAGGATAACAACAAAGAGGGGGATAAAAggatgattttcaacaaggaggTAAAATTGAGTGGCTGAAGGGGAATGTGGAAGAAAAAATTCACTGAGGGTATAGAGTGGGTCATTTTCACCCCTGGGAAGTCCCTGGTCGTCTAAGGGAGTAGGGGCATGAAGAACAAGTGTGAGTTTCTAGATAAATAACATTCTCCAAGTCAGggctggaaggaggagggaggctgtCAGAACCCAAGTAAAGTCCAATCAGGGCAGACTGGCTGGAAGAGCAGTGAGCAGGACAGGCTTTTGAAGAGGCTCAGGacaaaaaaaaggatatttattcattcattcaacagaaatttatttatatccACTCTTGGCCCAGTCCtgtgctggctggggctggggacacaAAGGTGACCAGGACAGCCTGGGCCCCACCCTTATGGGGTTCACAggaaacaagtaataaaaataaatataatgtttggAATCGATAAGTGTACTGGGGAAAAATAAAGCcaagtgaggggagagggaatgaCATGGACTCTGATCTAGAGAAAGAGGTGAAGAGACTGCTCACTGGAAGGCAACATTGGGACAAAGAACAGGGGAGGGGGTCAGCCCTGTGGCTGTGGGGGAGTGGAAGAGGACTTCAGGCAGAGAAATGAGTGCAAAGCCCCTGGAGCTAGAGAGTGCCTGAGTTTTGAGTGGGGCTAATGGAGCAGGCGCTGCTGGAGCAGGGGGAGGTCGGGAGGGGTGCAGCTGAACCAGGGGGAGGCCAGGTGGGTGAGAGGAATGGATGGTGATTAATGGTACTGGCAAGGGATGGGGCCAATCTTTCCATCTTTCGGGGCTTGTAGGTCCTGGTGAGAATTTTGCCTTTTACTCAGAAGTAAAGGGGAGCCACAAGATGGCTCTTAGCAGAGGAGGGATGGGATTTGACTTAAATATTAACAGGAtcctgctggctggctggctgctgaGTGGGCAACAGAATATGTGAGGGGCAGAAGCTGGGAGGTGAGAGGTTGCAGTTgtctgggccgggccgggccggagATGCTGGCAGCTGaaagggggtggaggtggggggagtgagCAAGGAACAGTGGTTAACTTTGGGATTTATTTTGAAGGGATACTTCAAAATGATGGAAGAAGCATCCATCATTTTGATACTTTCGGGATTATGTAACATGAGCCCCTTGCCCATCCTGAGAAAAGGGTGACCAGGGAGCCTGAACTGCTGGGACCTGTGGGAATGATCCCAGGCCCTATTCCAGGCGGTCACCAGAGAGGCCAAATGACTAGGCCAGGGTCACACAGCGGGTGAGTCAGCACTGGGATTATCCTGGGCTCCTTTCCCCCTCTCCatcatctctgcctctgttcccaTGCCCCAGGGTGGCTGAGGCTGCCTGCCTTGGCTGACGGTGTCACCCTCCTTTTGCTGGCCCTCAGGGATCACCAGGAACGGCCATCCTTCCATTAACCCGGCTGGAGAGCAGGAGGAAGCACCCAGCCCTGGACAGGCCTTGCCCTTTCTGACAGGTCACCTCCCGCCCTTCCTCCCAATGGATATGTAACAGGCTCCAAGCTCCTGATGAGACATGAAGGTCCTCCTCCTACGCACATGCAGCCTCTTGTCCCAGAAGTTCCCAGAAAAGGTTCCTGGAAACCCttctcagagaagaaagaggagggaggacgggaatgagaaaaataaatgtatttaatgagGAAAATGGTTTTGCAGGAGGGGGGTTACTGAGATGCAGGAAGTTGGGGCTTTGGTATTGGGtgtggagagaaaagagggaagccTGGGATCTATGGGGCCTAGTAATTTTCCTACCCCAAAGCCATAAAGCTACTGGGATGGAGATGTAAGGGGCCAGAACCTTTTGGAACACCATCCCCTCGGAGTCAGATGAAAGCTTGCCCTCTACCTTTCCAACCAAATGCTCATTcctattcattcaataaatatttattgagcatctactgtgtgccaggcactgttctaggagtTGAGCAAACAGTagtgaaataaacagaaaaaaaaaagtcacgtaCAGTTTGGAAGCTTCCTGAACCCATCATGGGGGACCTCAGCCCCCGAGTAGGTCTCTGGGCCCCTAACACCCCCAGGAATCAGGAGAAGACTTGGCTGGGACTCAAGAAATCCTGGCCTTGGCTCCATTCTGATTACCCCTGGAGCTTTAGGTaaatccttttcttcctctggcctCGGTTGGctagtctgtaaaatggggaggggctcagtcccacataGATAATGGACCTTGAATAGGCCCCAAGCTGTCACACCTTCAGTCCAGAAGGGATCTTGGGGAAgggttgtgggttttttatttgtttttttttttttttttgggtctgttttcgttttttgtttgtttggttttttaaagattttatttatttgagagaaagagtgggggcagagggagggacagaagagagaGCGAATCTCAAAGACTCCCGGCTGAGCCCAGAACCTGAcccgtggggctcgatctcacgaccctgagatcatgaccccagctaaaatcaagagccagactcTGAACTGACAGAGCTGTCCAGGCGCCCCGGAAGGGTTGTTTTTATGGGGTCTTGGCAGGAATTTAGAATATTTGGGTTCATGCATGTCAGTATCATCATTACTGATGGAGGAACGGAGGTCCATCGTGTCAGGCATTTGACAAAGGACATTAAAGGAGTCAGAGTGGACACAGAGGAAAGCCCTGGGTCCCCTGGAAAACCCCAGGGGTCCCTGACTCTGCCTTCTGTTGGGTTGTTTCCTCCTACACActgctcctctgccctctcctctccctctcctaggCCCTCTCAATTACCCATCAAGACTCCACCATCCAGAAGTTTCTCTCAACCCCTTCCTGACCTTGTTTATATGATTTTGCTCCCTGCTGGCTAAGGGAGGACAGTCTGGGACATGTCCTTAAACTCCTTCTTGAGCCAGTTCCCTGGGGACCCTCACCCACCAGTAGAGCAAGTGGGGCTGCCTGAGAACGGGTGAGGTTTCATTAGCCAAGACTCCGGCTATCACCTTCTGTGGGCTGAGAGACCTTCTACCagcagtcccccccaccccccaccccggggcccctgTCTGGGCCTCAACTGGTCAGTTATTCAGGAAAGGGCTGGATTAGCTATTTCTGGGGATGAAATGCACCGTCAGGCTGGAGTGAGCGATGTCAGTGTTCAGACCCGTAGAGCAATACGGAATGTTCCTCGAGGGCTTACTGTCACTGGCACCATTCTAAGCACTTAGCACGGTTCACTCCCTGTTTTCACAGGCAAGATTCGCATGCAAGCCTTACTACTCCCCAACACGgctgttattatttttcaagattttatttttatttattcctgagacacacagagagagacagagaatgttggcagagggagaagcaggctccctgcaaggagcctgatacgggtctcaaccccaggaccctgggatcacgacctgtgccaaaggcggacgctcaacccgagccatccaggtgcaccgGTTAGGTGTTATTAAAATTCCCACTTTGCAGACGGGAATACTGATGCCCAGAAAGGTGACGTCACTGGCCTCACACCAGCATGTAAATGGCGGAGCTGGGAATTCCCAGCCCAGGTCCTTCACTACACGGTCGGTTTCTTCTTACTCCCAGTGAGAGCTCTCATCTGCGGGGAAAGCGTATTTGGGACTCATTAGCCCTAATTAGGACTAATGAAGAGCCTCCTCCAAGCGGGGAAGCCACCTAGGTACAAGACGTCACGAAGGAACACGGTGACAGCAGCCAAGACGGGCGTGGGAATCCAACCACGCTCCCGCGAACGGCCGTTTAACGGCACCGCCCCCTGACCCGCCTCACTTCCGCCTTTTATTTGCATATTCAGCGATCGGACGACAGGCGTCAGCGTCGACGCGGTGACATCAGAGAGCGCCCCTGCAGTGCTCCACCCCTGAGCGTACGCACGTACGCACGCACGGAGACGAgcgggcgggggaggagggagagatcgGAGGCGCCCCGCCCAGTGAGCAAGCTTGCGCGT harbors:
- the GPR4 gene encoding G-protein coupled receptor 4, yielding MGNRTWEGCHVDSRVDHLFPPSLYIFVIGVGLPTNCLALWAAYRQVRQRNELGVYLMNLSIADLLYICTLPLWVDYFLHHDNWIHGPGSCKLFGFIFYTNIYISIAFLCCISVDRYLAVAHPLRFARLRRVKTAVAVSSVVWATELGANSAPLFHDELFRDRYNHTFCFEKFPMEGWVAWMNLYRVFVGFLFPWALMLLSYRGILRAVRGSVSTERQEKAKIKRLALSLIAIVLVCFAPYHVLLLSRSAVYLGRPWDCGFEERVFSAYHSSLAFTSLNCVADPILYCLVNEGARSDVAKALHNLLRFLASDKPQEMANASLTLETPLTSKRNSMAKAMAAGWAAVPPSQADQVQLKMLPPAAQ